From the Phycisphaerales bacterium AB-hyl4 genome, the window GCTACTCCGTCTTCGCCGGCGTGGGTGAGCGTACCCGCGAAGGTAACGACCTCTGGCGCGAAATGGGTGAGGCCGAGTTCACCGACGCCCAAGGCAACAAGGGCCACGTCCTCGACCGCGTCGCGATGGTGTTCGGCCAGATGAACGAGCCCCCGGGCGCCCGCCTCCGTGTGGCGCTGTCCGGCCTGACGATGTGTGAGCAGTTCCGCGATACGTCGGGTAAGGAAACGCTGCTGTTCGTCGACAACATCTTCCGCTTCACGCAGGCGGGTATGGAAGTGTCGGCCCTGCTCGGCCGTATGCCCTCGGCCGCCGGCTACCAGCCGACGCTGTCGACGGAGATGGGTGAGCTTCAGGAGCGGATCAGCTCGACGGACAAGGGTGCGATCACCTCCATCCAGGCCGTCTACGTGCCGGCCGACGACTTGACCGACCCCGCGCCGGCGACGACGTTTGCTCACCTCGACGCGTTCGTCGTGCTCGAGCGAAGTATTTCCGAGAAGGGCATCTTCCCGGCCGTCGACCCGCTGGGCTCGACCAGCCGTGTGCTCGATCCGAACATCGTCGGCGAAGAGCACTACGCGGTCGCCCGCGAGGTGCAGCAGATCCTCCAGCGCTACCGCAGCTTGCAGGACATCATCGCCATCCTCGGTGTTGACGAGCTGAGCGAGGAAGACAAGCTCGTGGTGAACCGTGCTCGTAAGATCGAGCGCTTCCTGTCGCAGCCGTTCTTCGTCGCCGAGGTGTTCACCGGCTTCCCCGGCATCTACACCCCGCTGAGCGAAACGATCGACAGCTTCAAGCGCCTCTGTGCCGGCGAAGCGGACGAGCTTCCCGAAAGTGCTTTCATGTACGTCGGCAACCTCGACGACGCCCGCAAGAAGGCTGAGAAAATGGCTGCCGAGTCGTAAGCCGACCACGACAAACTTGAATTACCTCCGAAGCCCACGACGTGACGTCGTGGGCTTCGGTCGTACAATGGGGTGCGTGGGACTTCAACACGTAGGGGTTTGTTATGACCACCACGCCCGCAATCGTCCGCACGACCGCCCGCAGCGGTAAGCGCCGAGCCGACTGTTTTTTCGGCCTGCATTTCGATCATCACGCGAAACGTGACGACACGATCCTCAACGAACGCGTCAGCGAACAGCAGGTCCGCCGTATCATCGAGTTGACCCGTTGCGACTACATCCAGCACGACTGCAAGGGCCACCCCGGCATCGCCGGCTACCCCGACTCGCAGGCGGGCGTTTCCCCGTCTGGCCTCACCGCCGACGCGCTGGCGATCTATCGCAACGTCACCGCCGAGCTAGGCGTCAACCTCTATGTGCACTTCTCCGGCGTGTGGGACAATCAGGCCGTCGAAGAACACCCGCAGTGGGGCGTCACCCCACCACCCGCCGGCCGCATCAAGGCTACCTCGACGTTCGGCCCCTACGTGCGCGAGCGATTGATCCCGCAGATGCTCGAAGTGATCGACCGCTACCGCGTGGACGGCTTCTGGGTCGACGGCGACTGTTGGGCCACCGAGATCGACCATTGTGACGAAGCGATCCGCCGCTTCCGCGAAGCCACGGGGGAAAGTCAGCCGCCCGCCGGCCCCGGCGAGGCGAACTGGCTGATCTGGCATGCGATTCACCGTGACCAGTTCGCCGCCTACCTCGCCGAGTACGTGCACGCTGTGCATGAGAAAGACCCGGGCTGCGAGGTGTGCAGCAACTGGCTGCACTCGACACACGCGCCCGAGCCGATCAAGGCGCCGGTCGACTTCGTGTCCGGCGACTTCACCCCAAGCAACGCGGTCAACAGCGCCCGCCTGGAAGCGCGATATCTTTCTAACGTCGGCAAGCCGTGGGACCTGATGGCGTGGGCGTTTGTGAACGTGCCCGGCGCGACCGGGCGTGCGTACAAGTCGGCCGAGCAGTTGCAGCAGGAGGCGGCACAGGTGCTCGCGCTCGGCGGCGGCTTTCAGTTCTACTTTCACCCGGATCGGCATGGCGCGTTCAGCGAGGCGCAGCTTGCGTTGATGGAGCGCGTCGCCGCGTTTTGCCATGAGCGCAAGACGACGTGCTGGCAAAGCGAAACCATCGGGCAGGTCGCGCTGCTGCTCGATACGACGAGCTACTACGCGGCGAGCGAGAGCGTGTTTCGGCCATGGAACGGGCAGTACGAAGCGATTAAGGGCGCGCTGCACGCCACGCTCGACGCGGGTCACGCCTGCGACGTGCTCGCGGACCATCAGTTCAACTGGCAGCAGGATCGCTACAAGGTTGTGCTCGTGCCCGAGTGGGCTGACGTGCCCGTGTCGATGGTTGAAGAGCTCACGGCGTACGTCGAGCGTGGCGGCAGCCTGCTGGTGATCGGCGCTGCGGCGGCGGAGCGCTTCGCGCCGCTGCTGAGCAAAGCGGGCATCGAACTCGTCGGCGAAGCTCGTGACGAGTTGGCTTACCTTCAGGTAAACGAAAGTCAGTCGTCGCTCGGCGAAGCGGGGGCCGTGCCGGTGGCAGGGCGGTGGCGTTCGCTGCGTGTGGGCGGGTCTGCGGAAGTGGCGGGCGATCGCACGCCCGGCGTGGTCGAGGGGCTCGATGCTCAGCCTGCTGTGGCGATGGGGCAGATGGGGGCGGGCCGAGTGGCGGTCGTGCCGGGGTCGGTGGGGCTTGCGTATCGCCGAAGCGGGACGCCCTGGCTTCGCGACTGGCTGGATGATGTGCTGTGTCGGCTGTACAAGCCGATCGTCCGCGTCGAGCCCGAGCAGGGGCGGGCGACGGTGGACGTCGTGCTGCGTCGCAAGGCCGGGCGAACGATGGTGCACCTGCTTAACGTGGCCGACATGCCCACCGCAGCCGCCGATCAGCCGGGCGGTCACATCATCGACCGCGTGCGACCCACCGGGCCGTTGAAGGTGCACATCAACCTGAAAGGTCGGCCGCGCGATGTTCGCATCGAACCGCAAGGTACGCTCGCGGCGTCGCATTGGAACGCGAGCGAATCAACGTTGACGGTCAATGTGCCCTCGGTGCATCTGCACATCGCGATCGCGATTGAATGAGTTGCAAGGTCATGCCGCGCGAGCAAGACGCGCGAGCAAAGCCCACGGATGGCCATCCGTGGGCTTTAACCGTTAGTCATTGTTGTCATCGTCGCCGTTTTCATCGTCACCATTGCCATCGCGATCGCGTCGGCCGCCGCGGCGTTCGCGTCGGCGTTCCATGCGCTCGCGGGCTTCCTGCCAGTTGGCTTCGAGTTGCTCGCGCTGCTCTTCGGTAAGGATCTCTTTGACGTCGTGAATCACCTGGCCCGGGTCGGGCGCGTCGAACATCAGTTCGCCCAGCTCGGCCCAGCTTTCACGAAACTGTTCGCGGTCGTCGGCCTTCCGCGCGTTATGCACACGCTGGCGCAGGCCGTGCACGGCCTGGCCATGCTCCTGCCACCAACTCATGCGGCGTTCGCGGGCTTCACGGAGGGTTTCGCGGATCTGCTCATGCTGTTCGTCGTCCAGGTCCAGATCGCGCACCAGCCGACGCAGCGAGCCTTCGTCCATGCCGTGCATGCCCGTCGCTGGGTGTCGCATCTGGATGCCGCTGCGGTCGCGGTCCTGGTTGTTGTCGTTATCGTCCGCGACGGCCGCGCCGCCGCCGATCGTCAGCATGAGCACAGCCAGCCATGCTCCGAGTGTGGTAAATCTTTTCATAAAAATAGCCCTTGTAAAGGCGGTTCCGCCAGGCCGTCGGCCGGGCTCTACAGAGTTTAACGCGAGGCCGGGCTCTCTATTGCAATGCTTGCCCACCTTGGCCCGACGCGGGCGAGCCTCTATCATCCCTTTCAGACGACATACCCCCCCGCAGCCTCAACCTACGATTGGTCATCATGGCGATCAGCAAGCAGGACGTTCAGAATCAGCTCCGCAAGGTACAGGACCCCGAGCTTCATCGCGACCTTGTGTCGCTCAACCGCGTCGCCAACGTCGCCTGGTGCGACGGTGTCGCCAGCGTCAGCGTGCTCTGGTCCGCCTCGGCAGGGGGGACGCAGCAGCAGATCCGCGACGCGATCGAGCAGGCCGTCCGCGAACTCGGCGACGAGGTGAAGCAGGTCAGCGTTGATTTCGTCGGCCAGGAGAAGCCCGCACAGGGGCAGGGGGGCCAGCCCGCCGGCGACGACAGCCCGCAGGCCCAGGCCCGCGCGAGCAACCCGCTGCCGAATGTGAAGCACATTATCGCGGTGGGCGCGGGCAAGGGTGGCGTTGGCAAGTCCACGGTTTCGGTCAACCTGGCTGTGGGCCTGGCCCGCACCGGCGCGAAGGTCGGCCTGCTCGACGGCGATATCTACGGCCCGTCCGTGCCGACCATGCTCGGCCTCGACGACATCAAGCCGCAAGGCTCGGGCAACATGATCTTCCCGTTCCAGGTGCATGGCATTAAGACCATGACCATCGGCAAGCTCGTCGAAGCAGACAAGCCGCTGATCTGGCGTGGCCCGATGGCGCACGGCGCGTTCCGCCAGCTTGCCACGCAGACCGAGTGGGGCGAGCTGGACTACCTCATCATCGACCTGCCGCCGGGCACGGGCGACGTGCCGCTGACGCTTGCGCAGTTGCTGCCGTTGACCGGCGCGGTGGTGGTGTGCACGCCGCAGAAGGTGGCGCAGGATGACGCCAGGCGAGCGGTGAAGATGTTCCAGCAACTCGGCATCCATGTGCTCGGCGTGGTGGAGAACATGAGCTACTTCATCGGCGACGATGGCAAGGAATACGACATCTTCGGCCGCGGCGGGGCGAAGCGGATGGCCGAGCAGTTGGCCGTGCCTTTCCTGGGCATGGTGCCGATCAACATGCGCCTTCGTGAGAATTGTGACACGGGCGACCCCACCGCCAACTTCGTCGGCGACGACAAGCTCGCGGAAGAGTTGACCCACGTCTCGCAGAAGCTCGCCGGCCAGGTGCAGGTGCTCAGCATGTCAGGCGAACTGGACGCGCCGAGCATCAGTGTGCATTGACACCCGACAGGCGGAGAACGGCATGGACGAAGACCTTGATCAGATGACGCGGGAGCAGTTGATCGACGAGGTCAGGAAGCTGCGGCAGGGCATTCGTCAGCATCGTGACAGCAGCGGCCACGAACTTTGCTGGCACCATCCTGCACTTTGGGCGTTGCTGCCGGAGAAGACCGATCCGCTGC encodes:
- the atpD gene encoding F0F1 ATP synthase subunit beta; its protein translation is MASKGTVTQVIGSTFDAQFPEADLPAIYNALHIDVKKGDLDFRLVGEVQQHLGGGQVRAVALGSTDGMTRGMDVTDTGESVTVPVGEEVLGRVFNLLGEPIDKAGPVNAKTRLPIHREPPEFTDLNPKTEVLETGIKVVDLMCPFVRGGKIGLFGGAGVGKTVVIQEMIARIAREHGGYSVFAGVGERTREGNDLWREMGEAEFTDAQGNKGHVLDRVAMVFGQMNEPPGARLRVALSGLTMCEQFRDTSGKETLLFVDNIFRFTQAGMEVSALLGRMPSAAGYQPTLSTEMGELQERISSTDKGAITSIQAVYVPADDLTDPAPATTFAHLDAFVVLERSISEKGIFPAVDPLGSTSRVLDPNIVGEEHYAVAREVQQILQRYRSLQDIIAILGVDELSEEDKLVVNRARKIERFLSQPFFVAEVFTGFPGIYTPLSETIDSFKRLCAGEADELPESAFMYVGNLDDARKKAEKMAAES
- a CDS encoding Spy/CpxP family protein refolding chaperone; its protein translation is MKRFTTLGAWLAVLMLTIGGGAAVADDNDNNQDRDRSGIQMRHPATGMHGMDEGSLRRLVRDLDLDDEQHEQIRETLREARERRMSWWQEHGQAVHGLRQRVHNARKADDREQFRESWAELGELMFDAPDPGQVIHDVKEILTEEQREQLEANWQEARERMERRRERRGGRRDRDGNGDDENGDDDNND
- a CDS encoding Mrp/NBP35 family ATP-binding protein, with amino-acid sequence MAISKQDVQNQLRKVQDPELHRDLVSLNRVANVAWCDGVASVSVLWSASAGGTQQQIRDAIEQAVRELGDEVKQVSVDFVGQEKPAQGQGGQPAGDDSPQAQARASNPLPNVKHIIAVGAGKGGVGKSTVSVNLAVGLARTGAKVGLLDGDIYGPSVPTMLGLDDIKPQGSGNMIFPFQVHGIKTMTIGKLVEADKPLIWRGPMAHGAFRQLATQTEWGELDYLIIDLPPGTGDVPLTLAQLLPLTGAVVVCTPQKVAQDDARRAVKMFQQLGIHVLGVVENMSYFIGDDGKEYDIFGRGGAKRMAEQLAVPFLGMVPINMRLRENCDTGDPTANFVGDDKLAEELTHVSQKLAGQVQVLSMSGELDAPSISVH